The stretch of DNA TCACATGATATTTTCGGGCAAAGCGCAGCAGCACCTGATTTACTTTCTCCTGATCCGGAATGCCGTGTCTTTGTAGCTCCACATAGTAATCTTCTCCAAACACATCCAGCCACCATTTGAAAATTTTCTCTGCTTCCTCTTCTCCCTGCCGGAGTATGGTACGCGGCACTTCTGCAGCCAGGCAGCAGGTTGTTGCAATCAGTCCTTTATGGTATTGCTGAATGAGCTCTTTGTCAATACGGGGATATTTACCATAAAGTCCTTCGATGTAGCCCAGGGAGCAGAGCTTGATGAGGTTTTTATATCCCTCGGCATTTTTTGCCAGCATGAGTTGATGATAGCGCATGTCACGCTCCCCTCGTGTAAACTGGCGCTTGTGGCGGTTTTCCACTACATAAAACTCACAGCCCACTATGGGCTTCAAGCCATGGCGACCTGCAGAAGCCACGAAGTTAAACACCCCGAACATGTTGCCATGATCAGTAATGGCCAGCGCCTTCATATTATCGCTCTTTGCTTTTTCCATCAGCCGGTCAATGTCGGCAGCGCCATCCAGTAATGAAAACTGGGTGTGACAATGCAGGTGAGTAAATTGCATACTTTTCTTTGTTTTACTGTTTGGGTACAGAAATGGCGCAATCGGTCAACACCGGTAAACAACCTCCTACAGCAAGAGCCCCGCAATAGTTATTATCGTAACCATTTGTGAGAAAAACGCGCCTGCATCAAAAATAGCTTATTGCCGAAAGGCCCGAAAAAGCAGACGGAAAAAGTTATTGACATTCAGCCAACACTCACGTGAAATCCTTTACTGATAAGGTTTTCGGCTACTTTTTTTCTCCAATCACCCTGCAGAATAATTATTCCGTCTTTCACCGACCCCCCTGTTCCGCAGAGGGTTTTCAGCTGTTTACCTAATTGTTCCAGATCAGACTTTTTACCGACAAACTTCTCCACCAGGGTAACTGTCTTGCCTCCCCGGTCTTTCCGCTCCATTCTTACCACCAGGTGTTGGCGGGCAGGAGGCAGGGTTTCAGGTTCGTCATTGCCTTCGTACTGGTATACAAAGTCAGGATCAGTGGAATAAACGATTCCGCTGCGTTTGGGTTTTCTAGTCATGGAAATGGTTTTTCATAAATTAGCATTATGCCGGCAGCTTCCGGTATCATTTGTTTTTTGTCCGACAAAGCGCACTACAGAGGCTTCTCCCACATGGAAGAGCCCTTCATTGAGCACAATTTCTTCCTCAGCCAGCTTTTGTATCGCATAACCTGAAAAGAGTGTTTTTATCTCTTCAGCCGAATACAGCATATCCGCATCTTTGGGACCTCCTGCTTTTTCATTTTTCAAGTTGTAGCGTAAATGCTGTTTGCTGAACCCTTCAAAGATTACGGTACCGCCTGCCTTCAGCAACGGATGCAGTTGCCCGAAATATGTAGCCTTCAGGGCGGAGGGGAAATGCGCAAAAATCAGTGCAATTGCGTCAAACTGTTTAGGGGCGTAGGGAAGATCCTCAAAAGTATTGAGGACATAATGGATGGTTACTGCGTGCTTCTCAGCCAGCCGCAGGGCTTTTTTTCGCCCCTCACTACTTTGGTCAAAGGCAAAAGTTTCCCACCCCAGTTTTGCAGCATACACCGCATTGCGTCCTTCGCCTTCGCAGGGCAATAGAATTACACCTGGCTTTAATTGCTGAATCTGCTCTTTGAAAAACGCATTGGGCTGTTCACCGTAAGCGTATGCTTCAGTCGCATATCTCTGATTCCAGAAGTCTATCATGGTTTGCTGTTTTTCATTAAAAACATGCTAGTCTTTTCCAGTGTATAATGAACAGTTCCTGGCATACGGTATATTCTATAGTTTCATTAGTCGTTTTCCACGCAGGGAATAGTTTTACTAAAATAATCGGAAACCATCGGCTTGTTGAAGGGTATTCGGGATAAAAATAAATTTTTACGCTACCTGCAAATCCACCCACCGGATTCTGGCAGGCTTCATCTGTAGTGTTAAGTACAACGGTTTTCCCGTTGGACAAAATACACTTAATCTCCTACCCCTTAGGCAAACACTCCTTGTAGGAAGTGGACATCAGATGTAAATGCAAGAAATACTGTCCGTTCATATTCACCAGGGCAAGGTTATATTTTTATGTAAAAAATTTAGCTACCAGTTCCGGTTCGCTGATTCCACGCCTTTCCCCGGTTTATTGTTTATCTTCATTAATACTTACAGGATACATAAGTAATATAGGAAAACCTTAAAAAGCGGGGTTTAGGAGAAAGAGCATGTCTTTGCTGATTTAATACTTTTTCAATTGTACAAAGGCTCATAAACTTAAAAAAGAATCTGTTCTGGCAGGGCTGCCAGGCATGCATAGTGCTTAATCGGGATACGGTCTTTCTATGCATATCTTGCTTCACCAGGCAGTGCTATATTACCGATCAGAGCAGGTTTTAACCGCAATGCAGATGTCTCCCTCCTCACATAAAAGCTGCGCTCCGGCCTGAGATCAAGGATAGGAATCCTAATTTTGATGCAGTGAAAAATGCATAAGCTAAGAGCCAAGCTATACAGTATCCTTCTCAACAGATGCCCGCGATGCCTGCGAGGGAAGTTCTGGCCGGGTAATCCATATTATAACTTGTTATGTAACGGAGGTAAGCTCTATAAATCCTGCCCACATTGCGGAATGTCGTATTATCTGGAAATTGGATTCTGGTACGGGGCCATGTATGTTGCCTATGCCCTCAGCATCGGCATTTTCCTCATCGGTTGGGCAGCAACCTCCCTGTTATTGCCCGAAAGCTGGTCACCCTGGATACAGGTTGGGATAATTTGTGCGTGCATCGTATTTCTTATGCCGGTAACTTATGCCCTTTCCCGTTTAATCTGGATAAACCTTTTCGTGCAATATGAACCCGGAAGAAGAGAACTGCATGTCAACCCTCATCCGGAAATGACCAACAGCACGTGAAAAATCTTACGCCAAGCTTTTTCGGATTTATATTTAAACCATGATGAGACTGGTTGCATACTTTGGCGGCATTCTGATTATTACCCTTTATTCTTTTAATACCCTGCACCCAAAGACAGATTACATTCATTGCTACGAAGCAACCATCTCGGCCCTTTTGCAAGAGGAGCATGAGCTAGTTGCGTTTCTGCAAACAACAGACAGCCTATCCTCTGAAGAAATAGCACGTATCGGTAAAAAAATTGCGCAGTGTCGCTTAAAGCTAAAAGCAGCCGATTTCTGGCTACGCTATCTTGACCCACTGGGCTACAAAAAAATTAACGGCCCACTTCCGGTGGAATGGGAATCGGAAGTATACCGGAAATGGGATAAGCCGACCAGACGGGAAGCAGCAGGCTTTACGCTTGCCGAATTACATCTGAATGAAGACCACGTCAGCCGCGACACCCTGTTGAGGCTTATAGGGCAGGCAGCCGAAGCAACCGCCCTGTTTCTTGCAGACTCCATAACCGAACCGCTGCATAGTTATCATCATTTTTTCTTTGCCAACCGATTGTTTCTGATGAACCTTGCGGCTATTTACACTACCGGCTTTGAATGCCCTGATCCGGAAAGGGTGATACCCGAACTCCGGCAGCTACTGGCTTCCGTCAGTGAGATCTGTAAATGCTTTGACAAAAGCTTTCCGGCACAGGCCCTTCCGCAATCTTATCACCTGCTGTATGATACCATGATGATATTTGTACGCAATCAGCCGGATGATTTTACCCGGTTTGATCATTTCACTTTTATCCGCGACTACGTGAATCCTCTGTTTGCCATGAACCAACAGCTTATCCGGAAGCACGGAGCAGTTTCCCGCAGCATCAATGATTATGTATTAAATAATGAAGCAACATCCATCTTTGATAAATCGCTCTTTACTATTCAGTATCCCAAAGGCATCTTCTCACTGGTAGAAGACAGCGCTGTGCTGGAAGAAATGGATCGTGCAGGGAAACTGCTGTTCTATGACCCCATTCTTTCCGGCAATAACCAGCGCAGCTGTGCCTCCTGCCATAAACCTTTTCAATATTTTACTGACACTACTGTGCGCACCCCTTTGCAGTATGACAGCATAAACCGGTTGCCGCGCAATGCCCCATCTCTTGTCAATGTGATTTATAATCATCTGGTGATGCTGGATGGCCGCCACTTCTCTCTGCAGGAACAAGCCCGTGAAGTGATAACCAATCCTACTGAGCTTGCAGGAACGGAAAAAGAAATCATGGAAAAAATCATGAGCTGCAGGGAATACCGAACTCTATTTAAAAGACTGCTCAGATACACCCCCGGGGAAAAAACAGTGAATCTGAAGCATATTGTCTCTGCCATTACTTTCTATTACAGCAAATTCAGCCGCTACTATTCGCCTTTTGACGAGGCCATGCTTAATAATACTGAAATAGATGCCCGCGTACAAAACGGCTTTAATGTGTTTATGAGCAAAGGTCAATGCGCTACCTGTCATTTTGTGCCATTGTTTAATGGCGTGAAACCTCCTTTTAACAATTCCGAATTTGAAGTAATCGGAGTACCGGCAGACACTTTCTATTCTAAGGTTAGTCCTGACAGCGGACGCTATCAGGCTGTACCGGTTCCGGAAATGTTGCATGCTTTCCGAACAACCACGCTGAGAAACACTCAATTTACCGGACCCTACATGCATAACGGAGTATTTTCCTCTCTGGAACAGGTAATAGATTTTTATGATGGCGGTGGCGCGTTGGGCCGCAAGCTGCCTCTTCCTCATCAAACCCTTTCTGCCGATTCGCTGCATTTGACACCAGAGGAAAAAGAAGATTTAATTTTGTTTATGCATGCATTGACAGAAAAAGTACGCTTTGAAGCCCCTCCGGCTTCCCTGCCAGAATCATCCAATCGTGCATTAAACACAAGAAAACCGGGAGGACTCTATTAAACTCATGAAGCGAATACAATCTGTTATAGGGATAATCTGCGCCTTGTTGCTCATGCAATGCAGTCTGCAGCGTACGATGCATACAGATATACGCAACATACTTACCTATACCCCTCAGGGGGTATCAACTCTCAGCGAAGAGCAGATTAAATCCACCTACCTGCGCGGATATCACCTGTACAAGGCTACTTGCTCATCATGCCATGGATTGTCTTCAACCGGTAAAGACACCATACCCGCATTCACTTTCAACCAGCTTGACAACTACAAAACGTCCGCCACCCGAGGCGACCCCGACAACCATGCAGTAACCAAAAAACTCAGCCCCGAACAGCTCAGTGACATTTTAACTTTTCTTTATTTCAAGACTCTGGCCAGGCATGCCGAAAACATGAAAAAACAGGATTAAATGTTTCGTAAATCATCAGGTATCATGCAGGCTGATTCCGCTTCACCAGACCATGAACTCAAAGATGAACTCTACGAGCAACACCGCTTCGTAGCTGACAGGGGTCAGGAGCCCTTGCGCATAGACAAGTTTCTGCTCAACCGGCTGGAAGGCATCAGCCGCAACAAAATCCAGAACGCCATACGGGCCGAATCCGTCCTGGTGAACGGTCATCCGGTTAAAAGTAACTACCGCGTTAAACCGCTGGACGTCATCACTATTCTGCTGGACAGCCCGCCCCATGAATTGGTCAGCGAGCCAGAAAATATACCGCTGCATATCATATATGAAGATGATCATCTGGTGGTTATCAACAAGCAGGCCGGACTTGTAGCCCATCCTGCTCCGGGCAATTACACCGGTACCCTGGTGAATGCCCTGCTCTATCATTTCAACCAGCTTGCCCGTGGAACCAGCCCGATACGTCCAGGTCTGGTGCATCGCCTGGATAAAGACACAACCGGACTGATGGTCATCGCCAAAGATGAATTCACACTGATGCATCTGGCTAATCAGTTTTTCAAACGTACCATAAAGCGCAACTACACCGCGCTCGTATGGGGCGACCTGCCGGATGAAGCCGGCACCATCTCCGGGCATATCGGCCGCAACCTCCGCTACCGCAAAATCATGGATGTGTTCCCCGAAGGAGAACACGGGAAAGAAGCTGTCACGCACTACCGCGTCATTGAGCGTTTCGGCTACGTGACCCTTGTGGATGTGCAGCTGGAAACAGGGCGCACCCATCAGATACGCGTACACATGGCACATATCGGTCATCCGCTGTTTAATGACGCTACCTATGGAGGAGACCGCATCGTGAAGGGAACAGTGTATTCCAAATACAAACAATTCGTGCAAAATTGTTTTACTGTGCTTCCCCGTCAGGCTTTGCATGCCCGCACTCTGGGATTCTACCATCCGGTATTGCAGAAAGAACTGTTCTTTGAAAGCCCGCTCCCCGCAGACTTTGAGGCTTTGCTGGATAAATGGAGAAATTATGTGCGGGTAAAAAAATAACCTGCTTGCCGGCTCTGTTTTTCGTCTTTATGCTCGGTTCTGTTATCTTTACGTCCGAAAAATTCGGGGTGTAGCGCAGCTGGCTAGCGTGCCACGTTCGGGACGTGGAGGTCGTGGGTTCGAATCCCGCCACCCCGACAATCATTCCCTCAGCAGAGAACCCCAAAGCTGCCGTTAAGTACTTCCTTTCTGAAAAGAGCCGAATGAACAGCATTCTTTTCTCATACTTCCCGGAAGTGCCTCCACAAATGCATACGACACGCTATACCAAGCAAAATCACTACCAAACTGGCTTCCAGTAATGCACCTTGCCTGTAAGCAGTATAATCAGGCAAATACTGCAGGTGATTTAAAACAGGTATATGATCGGAAACCCAATGGATAAGGGTATGCAGATAAGGGCGATTATAAAAGTCAGGAGATATACCTAAAACCGAGTAACCGTGTTTTATAACCCAATCCAGATCAGGC from Chitinophagales bacterium encodes:
- a CDS encoding cytochrome-c peroxidase, translated to MRLVAYFGGILIITLYSFNTLHPKTDYIHCYEATISALLQEEHELVAFLQTTDSLSSEEIARIGKKIAQCRLKLKAADFWLRYLDPLGYKKINGPLPVEWESEVYRKWDKPTRREAAGFTLAELHLNEDHVSRDTLLRLIGQAAEATALFLADSITEPLHSYHHFFFANRLFLMNLAAIYTTGFECPDPERVIPELRQLLASVSEICKCFDKSFPAQALPQSYHLLYDTMMIFVRNQPDDFTRFDHFTFIRDYVNPLFAMNQQLIRKHGAVSRSINDYVLNNEATSIFDKSLFTIQYPKGIFSLVEDSAVLEEMDRAGKLLFYDPILSGNNQRSCASCHKPFQYFTDTTVRTPLQYDSINRLPRNAPSLVNVIYNHLVMLDGRHFSLQEQAREVITNPTELAGTEKEIMEKIMSCREYRTLFKRLLRYTPGEKTVNLKHIVSAITFYYSKFSRYYSPFDEAMLNNTEIDARVQNGFNVFMSKGQCATCHFVPLFNGVKPPFNNSEFEVIGVPADTFYSKVSPDSGRYQAVPVPEMLHAFRTTTLRNTQFTGPYMHNGVFSSLEQVIDFYDGGGALGRKLPLPHQTLSADSLHLTPEEKEDLILFMHALTEKVRFEAPPASLPESSNRALNTRKPGGLY
- a CDS encoding pseudouridine synthase, with amino-acid sequence MFRKSSGIMQADSASPDHELKDELYEQHRFVADRGQEPLRIDKFLLNRLEGISRNKIQNAIRAESVLVNGHPVKSNYRVKPLDVITILLDSPPHELVSEPENIPLHIIYEDDHLVVINKQAGLVAHPAPGNYTGTLVNALLYHFNQLARGTSPIRPGLVHRLDKDTTGLMVIAKDEFTLMHLANQFFKRTIKRNYTALVWGDLPDEAGTISGHIGRNLRYRKIMDVFPEGEHGKEAVTHYRVIERFGYVTLVDVQLETGRTHQIRVHMAHIGHPLFNDATYGGDRIVKGTVYSKYKQFVQNCFTVLPRQALHARTLGFYHPVLQKELFFESPLPADFEALLDKWRNYVRVKK
- a CDS encoding methyltransferase; the encoded protein is MIDFWNQRYATEAYAYGEQPNAFFKEQIQQLKPGVILLPCEGEGRNAVYAAKLGWETFAFDQSSEGRKKALRLAEKHAVTIHYVLNTFEDLPYAPKQFDAIALIFAHFPSALKATYFGQLHPLLKAGGTVIFEGFSKQHLRYNLKNEKAGGPKDADMLYSAEEIKTLFSGYAIQKLAEEEIVLNEGLFHVGEASVVRFVGQKTNDTGSCRHNANL